A genomic region of Maniola hyperantus chromosome 5, iAphHyp1.2, whole genome shotgun sequence contains the following coding sequences:
- the LOC117982601 gene encoding cyclic GMP-AMP synthase-like receptor isoform X1 — translation MESSNLNSLLADIHNRYIKLKEKDFQLHYRVFGEVFRSLQQNMKAVDKYYERYVSNIQFAGSHYDNLRINKPDEFDMDIVIDVPVSMHEDPLYPANSDILIEKYRPEYLWLRAGAQFRNIPYRDGQDSSINRTAYEWLDKKNFILGSKFSDWFKSVGNRGLNEFQKLNGRPVCFVDGVAYTIRSSSSGPAWTIHIESDGFKMDVDLVPALKFPESRWLGKKYRKIPERCRREYWLAVPKPNPDGPSTPHEEQRSWRLALQDQEKQLLYNTYHLRQIIRLIKKFRDAQGMDKLASYYIKTIFFWEIADFQDGIKSKKLNKKEAFWQQNDIATLFKHMLQKLYDALAKKNIPYFWNRGKNYIQRWDIARLNEYKGKINDLLNVLKNPYDYKSVAKYLLTDKEYQEYRKFL, via the exons CAGTAACCTGAACTCCTTGCTGGCCGACATCCACAATCGATACATCAAGTTGAAGGAGAAGGACTTCCAGCTCCACTACAGGGTGTTCGGTGAGGTGTTCCGTAGCCTCCAGCAAAACATGAAGGCCGTCGACAAATACTACGAGCGTTATGTTAGCAAC ATCCAATTTGCTGGCAGTCACTACGACAACCTCCGCATAAACAAGCCGGACGAGTTCGACATGGACATCGTGATCGACGTGCCGGTCAGCATGCACGAGGATCCTCTCTATCCGGCGAACAGCGATATTCTCATCGAAAAATACCGCCCCGAATATTTGTGGCTCCGCGCCGGAGCTCAGTTCCGGAATATACCGTACCGTGACGGACAGGATTCTTCGATCAACAGGACGGCGTACGAGTGGCTGGATAAAAAGAATTTCATCCTCGGTTCCAAATTCTCAGATTGGTTCAAAAGCGTCGGCAACCGAGGTCTCAATGAGTTTCAAAAGTTGAATGGTCGACCGGTATGCTTCGTGGATGGCGTGGCGTATACGATCCGCTCGTCTTCCAGCGGGCCAGCTTGGACGATACACATAGAATCCGACGGGTTCAAGATGGATGTGGACCTCGTACCGGCGCTCAAGTTCCCCGAGAGCAGATGGCTGGGAAAGAAGTATCGAAAGATTCCGGAAAGATGTCGCAGAGAGTACTGGCTGGCGGTACCGAAGCCGAATCCCGACGGTCCGTCGACTCCGCACGAGGAGCAGCGCTCGTGGCGCCTCGCGCTGCAGGACCAGGAGAAGCAGCTGCTCTACAACACCTACCACCTGCGACAGATCATTCGGCTG ATCAAAAAATTCCGAGATGCTCAAGGTATGGACAAGCTAGCCAGTTATTACATCAAAACGATTTTTTTCTGGGAAATTGCAGACTTTCAAGATGgtataaaatctaaaaaattaaataaaaaagaagctTTCTGGCAACAGAATGACATAGCCACATTATTCAAACATATGTTGCAGAAGTTGTATGATGCATTGGCAAAAAAGAATATTCCATACTTTTGGAATAGAGGAAAAAATTATATTCAACGTTGGGATATTGCCAGGTTAAATGAGTACAAGGGTAAAATTAACGACTTATTGAATGTACTTAAGAACCCCTACGATTATAAATCGGTCGCGAAATATCTGTTAACTGATAAAGAATATCAGGAATACAGAAAGTTCTTATAA
- the LOC117982601 gene encoding cyclic GMP-AMP synthase-like receptor isoform X2 has product MESNLNSLLADIHNRYIKLKEKDFQLHYRVFGEVFRSLQQNMKAVDKYYERYVSNIQFAGSHYDNLRINKPDEFDMDIVIDVPVSMHEDPLYPANSDILIEKYRPEYLWLRAGAQFRNIPYRDGQDSSINRTAYEWLDKKNFILGSKFSDWFKSVGNRGLNEFQKLNGRPVCFVDGVAYTIRSSSSGPAWTIHIESDGFKMDVDLVPALKFPESRWLGKKYRKIPERCRREYWLAVPKPNPDGPSTPHEEQRSWRLALQDQEKQLLYNTYHLRQIIRLIKKFRDAQGMDKLASYYIKTIFFWEIADFQDGIKSKKLNKKEAFWQQNDIATLFKHMLQKLYDALAKKNIPYFWNRGKNYIQRWDIARLNEYKGKINDLLNVLKNPYDYKSVAKYLLTDKEYQEYRKFL; this is encoded by the exons TAACCTGAACTCCTTGCTGGCCGACATCCACAATCGATACATCAAGTTGAAGGAGAAGGACTTCCAGCTCCACTACAGGGTGTTCGGTGAGGTGTTCCGTAGCCTCCAGCAAAACATGAAGGCCGTCGACAAATACTACGAGCGTTATGTTAGCAAC ATCCAATTTGCTGGCAGTCACTACGACAACCTCCGCATAAACAAGCCGGACGAGTTCGACATGGACATCGTGATCGACGTGCCGGTCAGCATGCACGAGGATCCTCTCTATCCGGCGAACAGCGATATTCTCATCGAAAAATACCGCCCCGAATATTTGTGGCTCCGCGCCGGAGCTCAGTTCCGGAATATACCGTACCGTGACGGACAGGATTCTTCGATCAACAGGACGGCGTACGAGTGGCTGGATAAAAAGAATTTCATCCTCGGTTCCAAATTCTCAGATTGGTTCAAAAGCGTCGGCAACCGAGGTCTCAATGAGTTTCAAAAGTTGAATGGTCGACCGGTATGCTTCGTGGATGGCGTGGCGTATACGATCCGCTCGTCTTCCAGCGGGCCAGCTTGGACGATACACATAGAATCCGACGGGTTCAAGATGGATGTGGACCTCGTACCGGCGCTCAAGTTCCCCGAGAGCAGATGGCTGGGAAAGAAGTATCGAAAGATTCCGGAAAGATGTCGCAGAGAGTACTGGCTGGCGGTACCGAAGCCGAATCCCGACGGTCCGTCGACTCCGCACGAGGAGCAGCGCTCGTGGCGCCTCGCGCTGCAGGACCAGGAGAAGCAGCTGCTCTACAACACCTACCACCTGCGACAGATCATTCGGCTG ATCAAAAAATTCCGAGATGCTCAAGGTATGGACAAGCTAGCCAGTTATTACATCAAAACGATTTTTTTCTGGGAAATTGCAGACTTTCAAGATGgtataaaatctaaaaaattaaataaaaaagaagctTTCTGGCAACAGAATGACATAGCCACATTATTCAAACATATGTTGCAGAAGTTGTATGATGCATTGGCAAAAAAGAATATTCCATACTTTTGGAATAGAGGAAAAAATTATATTCAACGTTGGGATATTGCCAGGTTAAATGAGTACAAGGGTAAAATTAACGACTTATTGAATGTACTTAAGAACCCCTACGATTATAAATCGGTCGCGAAATATCTGTTAACTGATAAAGAATATCAGGAATACAGAAAGTTCTTATAA